From Amycolatopsis sp. cg9, one genomic window encodes:
- a CDS encoding kynureninase produces the protein MTTLDDLRADHNTLAAHYSRFAVADRLLLSGHSHQAWPDVAEEGLLESFADAARDVDAKWERAFAKADELRAGFRQLLGDPHGEYALGASTHDLVLRFLSAMELPRRPRLVTTDGEFHTLRRQFARLEEEGVEIVRVPLDPVPTLAERVAAEVDDNTAAVLVSAVLFETSRLVPGLTHLADACRSRSIELVVDAYHALGVVPFALHDLGLTNAWVLGGGYKYLQLGEGNCFLRLPAHAQELRPVITGWYAEFGALADERHPGKVAYATGGDRFAGATYDPASHYRGARVQRFFAEQGLTPEFLREVSQHQVGLLASVFDKLALPADVVTRDHETPLDRLGGFLSLRCADAGGLQAALAAQGVRTDSRGAYLRFGPAPYLSDTQLETAMATLGSVVRG, from the coding sequence GTGACCACCCTCGACGACCTCCGCGCGGACCACAACACGCTGGCCGCGCACTACTCCCGGTTCGCGGTGGCCGATCGCCTGCTGCTGTCCGGGCATTCGCACCAGGCCTGGCCGGACGTCGCGGAGGAGGGGCTGCTCGAGTCCTTCGCGGACGCCGCCCGCGACGTCGACGCGAAGTGGGAGCGTGCCTTCGCGAAAGCCGACGAACTGCGTGCCGGGTTCCGGCAGCTGCTCGGCGACCCGCACGGCGAGTACGCGCTCGGCGCGAGCACCCACGACCTGGTGCTGCGGTTCCTGTCCGCGATGGAGCTGCCGCGAAGACCACGGCTGGTCACCACCGACGGCGAGTTCCACACCCTGCGCCGGCAGTTCGCCCGGCTCGAGGAGGAGGGCGTCGAGATCGTCCGGGTGCCGCTCGACCCGGTGCCCACGCTGGCCGAGCGCGTCGCCGCCGAGGTGGACGACAACACCGCCGCGGTGCTCGTCTCGGCCGTGCTGTTCGAGACGTCGAGGCTGGTGCCCGGGCTCACGCACCTCGCCGACGCCTGCCGCAGCCGCTCGATCGAGCTCGTCGTCGACGCCTACCACGCGCTCGGCGTCGTGCCGTTCGCGCTGCACGACCTCGGGCTCACCAACGCCTGGGTGCTCGGCGGCGGCTACAAGTACCTGCAGCTCGGCGAGGGCAACTGCTTCCTGCGGCTGCCCGCGCACGCCCAGGAGCTGCGGCCGGTGATCACCGGCTGGTACGCCGAGTTCGGCGCCCTCGCCGACGAGCGCCACCCCGGCAAGGTCGCCTACGCCACCGGCGGCGACCGCTTCGCCGGCGCCACCTACGACCCGGCCAGCCACTACCGCGGCGCCCGGGTCCAGCGGTTCTTCGCCGAGCAGGGCCTCACGCCCGAGTTCCTCCGCGAGGTCTCGCAGCACCAGGTGGGCCTGCTCGCGTCGGTGTTCGACAAGCTCGCGCTGCCCGCGGACGTCGTCACGCGGGACCACGAGACGCCGCTGGACCGGCTCGGCGGGTTCCTCTCGCTGCGCTGCGCCGACGCGGGCGGCCTGCAGGCCGCGCTGGCCGCGCAGGGCGTCCGGACCGACAGCCGGGGGGCCTACCTGCGCTTCGGCCCGGCACCGTACCTTTCGGACACCCAGCTCGAGACGGCGATGGCCACCCTCGGGTCGGTGGTCCGCGGCTGA
- a CDS encoding tryptophan 2,3-dioxygenase: protein MTETSSATQEALSYTSYLALDEVLNAQRLRSDEHDELLFIVIHQVYELWFKQILHEAEFLQQNLEAGNTAHSIRTLRRILTILKVAVAQIDVLETMTPSQFTSFRARLDASSGFQSAQFRELEAVLGRRDERVFAHYPEGGEQRKRIAGAMARPSLFDSFLAYLKASGYPVECDRDVTRPVEPSPALQAILLDVYSDDGGPSVVAECLVDLDEGMQEWRYRHVKMVERTIGDKTGTGGSSGATYLRTTLFQPMFPDLWAVRSRL, encoded by the coding sequence ATGACCGAAACCAGCTCCGCCACTCAGGAAGCCCTGAGCTACACCTCGTACCTCGCGCTGGACGAAGTGCTGAACGCCCAGCGCCTGCGGTCGGACGAGCACGACGAACTGCTGTTCATCGTGATCCACCAGGTGTACGAGCTGTGGTTCAAGCAGATCCTGCACGAGGCGGAATTCCTGCAGCAGAACCTGGAAGCGGGCAACACCGCCCACTCGATCCGCACGCTGCGCCGGATCCTCACGATCCTCAAGGTCGCCGTCGCGCAGATCGACGTGCTGGAAACGATGACGCCCAGCCAGTTCACGAGCTTCCGCGCGCGTTTGGACGCTTCGAGCGGCTTCCAGTCGGCCCAGTTCCGCGAGCTGGAAGCCGTGCTCGGGCGGCGCGACGAGCGCGTGTTCGCGCACTACCCGGAGGGCGGCGAGCAGCGGAAACGCATTGCCGGAGCGATGGCGCGGCCGTCGTTGTTCGACTCTTTTTTGGCGTACCTCAAGGCTTCTGGCTATCCCGTCGAGTGTGATCGAGACGTCACTCGACCGGTGGAGCCGTCGCCGGCCCTGCAGGCGATATTGCTGGACGTGTACAGCGACGACGGCGGACCGTCGGTCGTCGCGGAATGTCTGGTGGATCTCGACGAAGGGATGCAGGAGTGGCGCTACCGGCACGTGAAGATGGTCGAACGCACCATCGGCGACAAGACCGGGACGGGAGGGTCATCCGGCGCGACTTACCTGCGCACCACGCTTTTCCAGCCGATGTTCCCCGATCTCTGGGCAGTACGGAGCCGACTGTGA
- a CDS encoding PaaX family transcriptional regulator C-terminal domain-containing protein, which produces MPVDAFETGPQDLVVTLLGSYVHPRETRRVWSGGLVAVLTELGFSDGAARIALTRLVRRGLLQRHREGRTVHYSLTRRSIALLADGDRRIFSLGRRDRAAGEWTVLWQSIPESRRQARERLVRRLRFLGFGPYQDGTWIAPHDREAEVLALLGELDVTEHAGLLLGRPSAALDVRRFAGRAWDLDDLAARYTGFVEQFGGYAGSEPPDAEAFEVRTRLVHTFRAFPSLDPELPADLVPAPDRRAAAVELFHDLYTALAEPAQRHFDEVTKG; this is translated from the coding sequence ATGCCCGTCGACGCCTTCGAAACCGGTCCCCAGGACCTGGTCGTGACGTTGCTGGGCAGCTACGTGCACCCGCGCGAGACTCGCCGGGTGTGGTCGGGCGGCCTGGTCGCCGTCCTCACCGAGCTGGGCTTCTCCGACGGCGCGGCCCGCATCGCGCTGACCCGGCTGGTGCGCCGCGGCCTGCTGCAGCGCCACCGCGAAGGCCGCACCGTGCACTACTCGCTGACCCGGCGCAGCATCGCCCTGCTCGCCGACGGTGACCGGCGGATCTTCTCCCTCGGCCGGCGTGACCGCGCCGCCGGCGAGTGGACCGTGCTGTGGCAGAGCATCCCGGAGAGCCGCCGCCAAGCCCGGGAACGCCTGGTCCGGCGGCTGCGGTTCCTCGGCTTCGGGCCCTACCAGGACGGCACCTGGATCGCCCCGCACGACCGCGAGGCCGAGGTGCTGGCGCTGCTCGGCGAGCTCGACGTCACCGAGCACGCCGGGCTGCTGCTCGGCCGCCCGTCGGCCGCGCTGGACGTCCGCCGGTTCGCCGGCCGGGCCTGGGACCTCGACGACCTGGCCGCGCGCTACACCGGGTTCGTCGAGCAGTTCGGCGGGTACGCGGGGAGCGAGCCCCCGGACGCCGAAGCGTTCGAGGTCCGCACCCGCCTGGTGCACACCTTCCGCGCGTTCCCGTCCCTGGACCCGGAACTGCCCGCCGACCTGGTGCCCGCACCGGATCGCCGGGCGGCCGCGGTCGAGTTGTTCCACGATCTGTACACCGCGCTCGCCGAACCCGCGCAGCGCCACTTCGACGAGGTGACCAAGGGATGA
- a CDS encoding creatininase family protein: protein MTYFADLTSPQVAALADGSRVPVLLLPLGAIEPHGPHAPLGTDPLISRGMCERAAERLAADDDVHVLVLPEVPYGVTRFATGFAGGVHIGEETLHALLVDIGAALIGQRLRRILLVNNHFEPAHLVTLRRAADTLNFAYDGRVALLDLVRRRHAQRLTEEFRSGECHAGRYETSLVLADRPELVDQALMRTLPHVPVSLASASSDGGFLELGMTDAYCGKPAEATAEEGGSTFSTLTDLLVEAIRELARE, encoded by the coding sequence GTGACGTACTTCGCGGACCTCACCTCGCCCCAGGTCGCGGCGCTGGCGGACGGCTCGCGCGTCCCGGTGCTGCTGCTGCCGCTCGGCGCGATCGAGCCGCACGGCCCGCACGCGCCGCTGGGTACCGACCCGCTGATCTCGCGGGGGATGTGCGAGCGCGCGGCCGAGCGGCTGGCGGCCGACGACGACGTCCACGTGCTGGTGCTGCCCGAGGTCCCCTACGGCGTCACGCGCTTCGCGACCGGGTTCGCCGGCGGCGTCCACATCGGCGAGGAGACGCTGCACGCGCTGCTGGTGGACATCGGGGCCGCGCTGATCGGCCAGCGGCTCCGGCGGATCCTGCTGGTCAACAACCACTTCGAGCCCGCGCACCTGGTCACGCTGCGGCGGGCGGCGGATACGCTCAACTTCGCCTACGACGGCCGCGTCGCCCTGCTCGACCTGGTCCGGCGGCGGCACGCGCAGCGGCTGACCGAAGAGTTCCGGTCGGGCGAGTGCCACGCCGGGCGGTACGAGACGTCGCTGGTGCTGGCCGACCGGCCCGAACTGGTGGACCAGGCGCTCATGCGGACGTTGCCGCACGTGCCCGTGAGCTTGGCTTCGGCCTCGTCCGACGGCGGTTTCCTCGAACTGGGGATGACCGACGCGTACTGCGGCAAGCCCGCCGAGGCGACCGCCGAAGAGGGCGGTTCGACCTTCTCGACCTTGACCGACCTGCTGGTGGAAGCGATCCGGGAGCTGGCACGTGAGTGA
- a CDS encoding benzoate-CoA ligase family protein gives MSEPFNLATHFLDRHVAAGRGDRTALIVGDRTVSYAALAGLANRAGNVFGDAGVRRGQRVLLALSDGDEFVAAWYGAQKIGAVTAEVYPFLQPKDYAYYLGYTEAVAVLADAVTLPALRAAGARNLLVTGVPEAELQPGERPFRTLLDAAPDTLDAAPTTVDDVGIWKFTTGSTGAPKACVHPLRSPLESFERYAVQVLGLREDDRVLAVPKLFFGYARDLVALFPFGVGAAGIAFPERSTADLIFELIARHRPTVLVNVPTMMSAMVAHPAAAEQDLSCLRMTTSAGEALPSELHRKWDAAFGVPVVDGIGSSEAYHIYLSNRPGQARAGTLGTAVPGYTAEVVDELGNPLPDGEIGPLRVTGPTIALEYFGDPEKSARTFDGDTLTSGDLFSRSGGFFRHHGRADALLKVGGVFVAPGEIEDCLLGHESVVDCAVVGHETDGLVVPRAYVVVRNPVSADELKDHAKAHLAKHKYPREVVFVTELPRTANGKLDRRALAARP, from the coding sequence GTGAGTGAGCCGTTCAACCTCGCCACGCACTTCCTCGACCGGCACGTGGCCGCGGGCCGGGGCGACCGGACCGCCCTGATCGTCGGGGATCGCACAGTCAGCTACGCGGCTCTTGCCGGGCTCGCCAACCGCGCCGGAAACGTGTTCGGCGACGCCGGTGTCCGAAGAGGACAGCGGGTGCTGCTGGCGCTGAGCGACGGCGACGAGTTCGTCGCGGCCTGGTACGGCGCCCAGAAGATCGGCGCGGTGACCGCCGAGGTCTACCCGTTCCTGCAGCCCAAGGACTACGCCTACTACCTCGGGTACACCGAAGCCGTGGCCGTGCTCGCCGACGCCGTCACGCTGCCCGCGTTGCGCGCGGCGGGCGCCCGGAACCTGCTCGTCACCGGCGTTCCCGAAGCCGAGCTGCAACCCGGCGAACGTCCTTTCCGGACGTTGCTCGACGCCGCGCCGGACACGCTGGACGCCGCACCGACCACTGTGGACGACGTCGGGATCTGGAAGTTCACCACCGGCAGCACCGGCGCGCCCAAGGCGTGCGTGCACCCCTTGCGCAGCCCGCTGGAGAGCTTCGAACGGTACGCCGTCCAGGTGCTCGGGCTGCGCGAAGACGACCGGGTCCTGGCCGTGCCCAAGTTGTTCTTCGGCTACGCGCGCGACCTGGTGGCGCTGTTCCCGTTCGGCGTCGGCGCCGCCGGGATCGCGTTCCCCGAGCGCAGCACGGCCGACCTGATCTTCGAGCTGATCGCCCGGCACCGGCCCACGGTGCTGGTCAACGTGCCGACCATGATGAGCGCGATGGTCGCCCACCCGGCCGCGGCGGAGCAGGACCTGAGCTGCCTGCGGATGACGACGTCGGCGGGCGAGGCGCTGCCTTCGGAGCTGCACCGGAAGTGGGACGCGGCCTTCGGCGTGCCGGTGGTCGACGGGATCGGCTCGTCCGAGGCCTACCACATCTACCTGTCGAACCGGCCGGGCCAAGCCCGGGCCGGCACGCTCGGCACCGCCGTCCCCGGCTACACCGCCGAGGTCGTCGACGAGCTCGGGAACCCGTTGCCCGACGGCGAAATCGGGCCGCTGCGGGTGACCGGGCCGACGATCGCGCTGGAGTACTTCGGCGACCCGGAGAAGTCCGCGCGCACGTTCGACGGCGACACGCTGACCTCCGGCGACCTCTTCAGCAGGTCCGGCGGGTTCTTCCGCCACCACGGCCGCGCCGACGCGCTGCTCAAGGTCGGCGGCGTGTTCGTGGCACCCGGCGAGATCGAGGACTGCCTGCTCGGCCACGAGTCCGTGGTGGACTGCGCGGTCGTGGGGCACGAGACCGACGGCCTGGTCGTGCCGCGCGCGTACGTCGTGGTGCGGAACCCGGTGTCGGCCGACGAGCTGAAGGACCACGCGAAAGCCCACCTGGCCAAGCACAAGTACCCCCGCGAGGTGGTGTTCGTGACCGAACTTCCCCGTACCGCCAACGGAAAGCTCGACCGGCGGGCACTGGCGGCCCGCCCGTGA
- a CDS encoding SDR family NAD(P)-dependent oxidoreductase — MSRLVVVTGGTRGIGAAIASRFRSLGDTVLAPGSAECDVTDEDAVAAYFAAAGPVDVLVNNAGISSSAPAARTTSDDWHRQLEVNATGAFFCTRAVLPGMRERDRGRIVTVASTASHVGYRYTAAYTASKHAALGLVRAVAAELAGTGVTANAVCPAFVRTDMTASSVARIQERTGRSTDDAEAALAAAAPLGRLLEPSEVAFAVAFLAAPEAAAINGQTLVLDGGGIQS, encoded by the coding sequence GTGAGCCGCCTGGTCGTGGTCACCGGCGGCACCCGCGGCATCGGCGCGGCGATCGCCTCGCGGTTCCGTTCGCTGGGCGACACCGTCCTGGCGCCCGGCAGCGCCGAGTGCGACGTCACCGACGAGGACGCCGTCGCCGCCTATTTCGCGGCGGCGGGCCCGGTGGACGTGCTCGTCAACAACGCGGGGATCTCTTCCAGCGCCCCGGCCGCCCGGACCACTTCGGACGATTGGCACCGGCAGCTGGAAGTCAACGCCACGGGCGCGTTCTTCTGCACCCGCGCGGTTTTGCCGGGCATGCGCGAGCGCGACCGCGGCCGGATCGTCACGGTGGCCTCGACGGCGTCCCACGTCGGCTACCGCTACACGGCCGCCTACACGGCGTCGAAGCACGCGGCGCTGGGTCTCGTGCGCGCGGTGGCGGCGGAGCTGGCCGGCACCGGCGTCACGGCGAACGCGGTGTGCCCGGCGTTCGTCCGCACCGACATGACGGCGTCCTCGGTGGCGCGCATCCAGGAGCGCACGGGCCGGTCGACCGACGACGCCGAAGCGGCGCTGGCGGCGGCGGCCCCGCTCGGCCGGCTGCTCGAACCTTCGGAGGTGGCGTTCGCCGTCGCCTTCCTGGCGGCCCCGGAGGCCGCCGCGATCAACGGCCAGACCCTCGTACTCGACGGCGGAGGAATCCAGTCATGA
- a CDS encoding enoyl-CoA hydratase family protein, which yields MSPFRATAPLTKEWEHFEFTVDNGVATVTFTRPEKLNALTFDVYADLRDLVLELPQHEDVRVLVITGQGRGFCSGGDVEEIIGELQKFETAELLEFTRMTGAVVKALRECPIPVIAAVNGVAAGAGSVIALASDFRLLAESAKFAFLFTKVGLAGADMGSAYLLPRLVGLGRATELLILGDKLPAARALEIGLASQVVPDAELASTASALARRLADGPALAYATTKVLLTRELDMDLGSAIELEAITQALLMTAKDHKEFYAAWSAGREPRWTGR from the coding sequence ATGAGCCCGTTCCGCGCGACCGCACCGCTGACGAAGGAGTGGGAACACTTCGAGTTCACTGTGGACAACGGGGTCGCCACGGTGACCTTCACCCGGCCCGAAAAGCTGAACGCGCTGACCTTCGACGTCTACGCCGACCTGCGCGACCTCGTGCTGGAGCTGCCGCAGCACGAAGACGTCCGGGTGCTGGTGATCACCGGGCAGGGCCGCGGTTTCTGCTCCGGCGGCGATGTCGAAGAGATCATCGGTGAGCTGCAGAAGTTCGAGACGGCGGAGCTGCTGGAGTTCACGCGCATGACGGGCGCGGTGGTGAAGGCCCTGCGCGAGTGCCCGATCCCGGTGATCGCGGCGGTCAACGGCGTCGCGGCGGGCGCGGGCTCGGTGATCGCGCTGGCGAGCGACTTCCGCCTGCTGGCCGAGTCGGCGAAGTTCGCGTTCCTGTTCACGAAGGTCGGCCTGGCCGGCGCGGACATGGGTTCGGCGTACCTGCTCCCCCGCCTGGTGGGCCTGGGCCGCGCGACGGAACTGCTGATCCTGGGCGACAAGCTCCCGGCCGCCCGCGCCCTCGAGATCGGCCTGGCGTCGCAGGTGGTTCCGGACGCCGAACTGGCTTCGACGGCTTCGGCGCTGGCCCGCCGCCTGGCGGACGGCCCGGCACTGGCGTACGCGACGACGAAGGTGCTGCTGACCCGCGAACTGGACATGGACCTGGGCAGCGCGATCGAGCTGGAAGCGATCACGCAGGCCCTGCTGATGACGGCGAAGGACCACAAGGAGTTCTACGCGGCCTGGTCGGCGGGCCGCGAGCCGCGCTGGACGGGCCGCTAG
- a CDS encoding TetR/AcrR family transcriptional regulator, which yields MPNPPRARSGNRRDENARLAVLHAADDLLVEHGFGGLTIEAIAREAGVAKQTIYRWWPSKVEILLDTLIEDTAKRLPVPEKGLREYLHAFAGFVTGDPAGKVLLTLLAQAQHDPATAASFEERYLGPRRAEERDLITRAIDAGEISPRLGADALLDALFGPIVYSALTGSSPSRALVDALAEELL from the coding sequence ATGCCGAACCCGCCGAGGGCCCGCTCCGGCAACCGGCGCGACGAAAACGCGCGTCTCGCGGTGCTGCACGCCGCCGACGACCTGCTCGTCGAGCACGGGTTCGGGGGATTGACCATCGAGGCGATCGCGCGGGAGGCCGGCGTCGCCAAGCAGACGATCTACCGCTGGTGGCCGTCGAAGGTCGAGATCCTGCTCGACACGCTCATCGAGGACACCGCCAAGCGCCTGCCGGTCCCGGAAAAGGGGCTCCGCGAATACCTGCACGCGTTCGCCGGCTTCGTCACCGGCGACCCGGCGGGCAAGGTCCTGCTCACGCTCCTCGCCCAGGCCCAGCACGACCCGGCCACGGCGGCGAGCTTCGAGGAGCGCTACCTCGGCCCGCGCCGGGCCGAGGAACGCGACCTGATCACCCGCGCGATCGACGCGGGCGAGATCTCACCGCGCCTCGGCGCCGATGCGTTGCTGGACGCGCTGTTCGGCCCGATCGTCTACAGCGCGCTGACCGGGTCGAGCCCGTCCCGCGCCCTGGTCGACGCGCTCGCCGAGGAGCTGCTCTAG
- a CDS encoding SDR family NAD(P)-dependent oxidoreductase → MEITVPEALVIGASRGLGLVLARELTRRGWDVTATTRGDTPPGIRVEPLEMTDPAQLAALRSRLGERRFDLLFVNAAVDRGNLPIREVPADMFTEVMVTNALSPLRVLEALRELVVRGGTVAVMSSEQGSITLNTEPGYELYKASKAALNQLMRSYATRYEGDGRTKLLIDPGHNRTRLGGPDAPLSPEESIPLVVDVLEAQAGKPGLQFLDRHGETVPW, encoded by the coding sequence ATGGAGATCACCGTGCCCGAAGCACTCGTCATCGGCGCCTCCCGCGGCCTGGGTCTCGTCCTCGCCCGCGAGCTGACCCGCCGCGGCTGGGACGTCACCGCCACCACCCGCGGCGACACTCCCCCTGGCATCAGAGTCGAGCCCCTGGAGATGACCGACCCCGCACAACTGGCTGCCCTGCGCTCACGGCTGGGCGAGCGGCGATTCGACCTGCTCTTCGTGAACGCGGCCGTCGACCGGGGGAACCTCCCGATCCGCGAGGTGCCGGCGGACATGTTCACCGAGGTGATGGTCACCAACGCGCTGAGCCCGCTGCGAGTCCTGGAAGCCCTGCGCGAGCTGGTCGTCCGGGGCGGGACGGTCGCGGTGATGTCGTCCGAGCAGGGCAGCATCACGCTGAACACCGAACCCGGGTACGAGCTGTACAAGGCCAGCAAAGCCGCGCTCAACCAGCTGATGCGCAGCTACGCGACCCGCTACGAGGGTGACGGGCGCACGAAGCTGCTCATCGACCCCGGCCACAACCGGACCCGGCTCGGCGGCCCGGACGCGCCGTTGTCACCGGAGGAGTCGATCCCGTTGGTGGTGGACGTTCTCGAGGCCCAGGCGGGAAAGCCGGGTCTGCAGTTCCTGGACCGGCACGGGGAAACCGTGCCGTGGTAG
- a CDS encoding SMP-30/gluconolactonase/LRE family protein, protein MRFGEVTIHPVNGHGPEDVVVDGDGRIYTGVDDGRILRLSPDGRRIDVLADTGGRPLGLELYGEDELLICDARAGLLVVPLSGGTPSVLATSALGLDFVFCNNAAVASDGTVYFTDSSRRFGIDNWRDDLIEQTAGGRLLRRSPDGSIDQLLDGLQFANGVALAPDESFVAVAETGACRVSRVSLSDGRADVLVDGLWGFPDNISTGTDGLIWITQASPKVAALDVVRRLPAFVRAGVRRLPTSLQPSPGREVGVLGVAADGEVVRELRGEIDGFHMLVGVREWQGQLYFGSLEENAIAVTAAAG, encoded by the coding sequence ATGCGGTTCGGCGAGGTCACGATCCACCCGGTCAACGGCCACGGCCCCGAAGACGTCGTGGTCGACGGCGACGGCCGGATCTACACCGGCGTCGACGACGGCCGCATCCTGCGCCTGTCCCCGGACGGCCGCCGCATCGACGTCCTCGCCGACACCGGCGGCCGCCCCCTCGGACTGGAGCTGTACGGCGAGGACGAGCTCCTGATCTGCGACGCCCGCGCCGGCCTGCTGGTGGTGCCCCTGTCCGGCGGGACGCCGTCGGTGCTGGCGACGTCGGCGCTGGGCCTGGACTTCGTGTTCTGCAACAACGCGGCGGTGGCGTCGGACGGGACGGTGTACTTCACGGACTCGTCCCGCCGCTTCGGCATCGACAACTGGCGCGACGACCTGATCGAGCAGACCGCGGGCGGCCGCCTGCTGCGGCGTTCCCCGGACGGCTCGATCGACCAGCTGCTCGACGGCCTCCAGTTCGCGAACGGCGTGGCGCTCGCCCCGGACGAGTCGTTCGTGGCGGTGGCGGAGACGGGCGCGTGCCGGGTGTCGCGGGTGTCCCTTTCGGACGGTCGTGCGGACGTGCTGGTCGACGGGTTGTGGGGCTTCCCGGACAACATCTCGACGGGCACGGACGGGCTGATCTGGATCACGCAGGCCTCGCCGAAGGTGGCGGCGCTGGACGTGGTCCGCCGGCTGCCGGCGTTCGTGCGGGCGGGAGTTCGCCGGCTGCCGACGTCGCTGCAGCCCAGCCCGGGCCGCGAGGTGGGTGTGCTGGGGGTGGCGGCCGACGGCGAGGTGGTCCGCGAACTGCGCGGCGAAATCGACGGCTTCCACATGCTGGTGGGCGTCCGGGAGTGGCAGGGGCAGCTGTACTTCGGCTCGCTGGAGGAGAACGCGATCGCGGTGACCGCCGCCGCGGGGTGA
- a CDS encoding histidine phosphatase family protein has translation MGAIYLVRHGQASFGAADYDALSPRGLEQSTVVGAELLRRNVPFSQVRSGTLARQRDTAATALKVLGSDVPVVEDPRWNEYDHVDIARHHAGGAPQEDSRAYQGVLDAALTAWTSAGTGGPCTETWPAFRSRCRAALSDLVASLGKGEHALVFTSGGVIATVCGLLMGTPEAGLLKLNRVTVNGGITKLVSGRGGVTLLSFNEHPHFEADAASLLTYR, from the coding sequence GTGGGCGCGATCTACCTGGTCCGGCACGGTCAGGCGTCGTTCGGCGCGGCGGACTACGACGCCCTGTCGCCGCGGGGCCTCGAACAGTCCACTGTGGTCGGCGCGGAACTGCTGCGCCGCAACGTCCCCTTCAGCCAGGTCCGCTCGGGCACGCTGGCGCGGCAGCGGGACACCGCGGCGACGGCGCTGAAGGTGCTGGGCAGCGACGTCCCGGTGGTCGAGGACCCGCGCTGGAACGAGTACGACCACGTCGACATCGCGCGCCACCACGCCGGTGGCGCGCCGCAGGAGGATTCCCGCGCGTACCAAGGGGTGCTCGACGCGGCGCTGACCGCCTGGACGTCGGCGGGCACCGGCGGGCCGTGCACCGAGACGTGGCCCGCGTTCCGGTCGCGCTGCCGTGCCGCGCTTTCGGACCTGGTGGCGTCCCTCGGCAAGGGGGAGCACGCGCTCGTGTTCACCTCCGGCGGCGTGATCGCCACGGTCTGCGGCCTGCTGATGGGCACGCCCGAAGCCGGGCTGCTCAAGCTCAACCGCGTCACGGTCAACGGCGGCATCACGAAGCTGGTGTCCGGCCGCGGCGGCGTCACCCTGCTGTCCTTCAACGAACACCCGCACTTCGAGGCCGACGCGGCTTCGTTGCTCACCTACCGGTAG
- a CDS encoding phosphotransferase family protein produces MTTVEVRAEDAFDAAAVHAWLTTKVEGLGQEPPRVRQFPGGASNLTYLLTYPDRELILRRPPAGHKAASAHDMRREYRVQHALRPVFPYVPRMLAFGDDESVLGGDFYVMEKLEGLILRGDLPAGLELSADQARELAGKVVDRLVDLHAVDVGKAGLADLGKGAGYVERQIRGWSDRYVAARTDNVGDFAEVRAWLAENQPAEVKICLIHNDYRLDNLVLDDPATLNITGVLDWELATLGDPLMELGSMLAYWVQAGDDDVMKASRRQPTHLPGMFTREEFVARYAEKTGLAIGDWRFYEVYGLFRLAAVLQQLYRRYREGATRNPAFKDFWQFVGYLDWRCREIIAKGSV; encoded by the coding sequence ATGACCACCGTCGAGGTCCGCGCGGAGGACGCCTTCGACGCCGCCGCGGTGCACGCCTGGCTGACGACCAAGGTCGAGGGGCTCGGCCAAGAGCCGCCGCGCGTGCGGCAGTTCCCCGGCGGCGCGTCGAACCTGACGTACCTGCTGACCTACCCGGACCGCGAGCTGATCCTGCGCCGGCCGCCCGCCGGGCACAAGGCGGCGTCGGCGCACGACATGCGGCGCGAGTACCGCGTCCAGCACGCGCTCCGGCCGGTGTTCCCGTACGTGCCGCGGATGCTGGCCTTCGGCGACGACGAGAGCGTGCTCGGCGGCGACTTCTACGTCATGGAGAAGCTCGAGGGCCTGATCCTGCGCGGCGACCTGCCCGCCGGTCTCGAGCTGAGCGCGGACCAGGCGCGCGAGCTGGCCGGCAAGGTCGTGGACCGGCTGGTCGACCTGCACGCCGTCGACGTCGGGAAGGCCGGGCTGGCCGACCTCGGCAAGGGCGCGGGCTACGTCGAGCGCCAGATCCGCGGCTGGTCGGACCGGTACGTCGCGGCGCGCACGGACAACGTCGGCGACTTCGCCGAGGTGCGCGCCTGGCTGGCCGAGAACCAGCCCGCCGAGGTGAAGATCTGCTTGATCCACAACGACTACCGGCTCGACAACCTTGTGCTCGACGACCCGGCGACGCTGAACATCACCGGTGTGCTCGACTGGGAGCTGGCCACCCTCGGCGACCCGCTGATGGAGCTGGGCAGCATGCTGGCCTACTGGGTCCAGGCCGGTGACGACGACGTGATGAAGGCGAGCCGCCGCCAGCCGACGCACCTGCCCGGGATGTTCACCCGCGAGGAATTCGTCGCGCGGTACGCGGAGAAGACCGGGCTCGCGATCGGCGACTGGCGGTTCTACGAGGTCTACGGCCTGTTCCGGCTCGCGGCGGTGCTGCAGCAGCTGTACCGGCGGTACCGGGAGGGCGCCACGCGCAACCCGGCGTTCAAGGACTTCTGGCAGTTCGTCGGCTACCTGGACTGGCGCTGCCGGGAAATCATCGCGAAGGGAAGCGTGTAG